GTAATCTTCACGCTGCCGTGCGATTGAAACTTCTGTCCAAGGTGGAAATCTTCAAAGTAAAGCTCGTTGGCCATACGCTCCTCTGTTGAGCGAAGTCTATCAAAGCGCGATGCGGACCAGCAGGCAGGTGATGTTGTCTCCGCCGCCCATGACGTTGGCCTCGCCGATCATCGACCGGCATACCAACTCCAGATCGCTCCCTGCGGCGCGCAGATGGCGCGCTAGGTCGTTGTCGGAAAGATCGCGGATCAGGCCGTCCGAGCACAGCAGGTACAGGTCACCCGGAAGGGCATCCTCGCAGCGAATCTCCGTCTCCAGCTCCGGATGCGACCCCACCGCGCGCGTAATCACGTTGCGTACCGGCGAGAACTCAGCCTCTTCGGCCGTCATCAGGCCCGCACGCACCTGCTCTTCCACCAGAGAGTGGTCTTCGGTCATGCGTTGCAGCTTGCCGTCGCGCAGACGATAACAGCGTGAGTCGCCCGCATGCGCGATCCATGCCTCAAAGGGAGTCTCGTGGCCCTCTTCACCCGGCTGCAGCAGTATGGAGACCAGCGTGGTGCCCATACCACGCAACTCGCGGGAGCTGCGTGCCTTGGCAAGAATGGCCTTGTTCGCGGAGGCAACCGCCTCGTCCAGCAGTTGCGCAGGCGAGGCGCGGCGCTTGGACGCCTTGCGAGCGATGAACTCTTTCAGAAAAGTTTCGACCGCCAGGTGGCTGGCCACTTCGCCCGCTGCGGCTCCGCCCATGCCGTCGCAGACCACAAACAGCCCCGCCTTTGCATCCGCGCCGCAGGCGTCTTCATTGCCTTTGCGGACACGGCCCACATCCGACAGCATCGCGTGCTCGAGCTTCAGTTCTGTACGGGGTCCCATCCCATCACCGACGATACACGCTTCTGCAGCCAGAGGACGATTGCATTTTTCACGGCATCGGTTAGCCTCTAACTCTGTGGGACAAATCCTGTTTGGCGACAATCTACCCAAGCTCAAGAAGCTGGCTGCAGGCTCAGTCCCGCTGATCTATATCGACCCGCCCTTCAACACCGGGCGCGTGCAGAAGCGGCAGCGCATCCGCATCGTGCGTGATGAAGCCAACGGCGACCGCAGCGGATTCGCAGGCAAACGCTACCGCACGGAGAAGCTTGACGGCCCTTCCGGATACCTGGACGTCTTCGATGACTTTCTCGGCTTCCTTCGCCCGCGCCTTGAAGAAGCCCACCGCATCCTCACGCCCAACGGCTCCATCTTCCTGCACCTGGACCCCCGCGAGGTGCACTACGCCAAGGTGATGATGGACGGCATCTTCGGCCGCGAGAGCTTTCAGAACGAAATCATCTGGGCCTACGACTACGGCGCACGGTCGAAGTCCCGCTGGCCGGCCAAGCACGACAACATCCTCTGGTACACGAAGGACCCGTCCGAATTCACCTTCAACTTAGCCGAGTGCGACCGCATTGAGTACATGGCGCCCAAGCTGGTCGGTGCCGCCAAGGCCGCTAAAGGCAAAACGCCTACGGACGTCTGGTGGCACACCATCGTCTCGCCCACCGGCAAGGAGAAGACCGGGTACCCCACGCAAAAGCCGCTCGGCGTGATGGAACGCATCATCAAGGTGCACTCTAACCCCGGGGACCTGGTGCTGGACTTCTTCGCCGGCTCCGGCACCACCGGCGTAGCCGCTGCGCAAAACGGCCGCGACTTCCTGCTGATGGACTCAAGCCGCGAAGCCGTCGCCATCATGCGCAAACGGCTTGCGAAATGGATGCGGAAAAAGAAGTAGCTGAATCCAACAATAAAAGCTTGTCATCCCGGCCGAAGGCGTATCGCGCCTTCGGCCGGGATACAGATGGGGGAGTGGCTGCCCCTAGCGTGCCGTCCGCGTCCAAGAGAGCAACCCACTCCTGCGTAGTATGGGAGCGCGGCTTTCTCTTGGAGTGTTGCGATGCGGTTGCGGCGCACAACCCGGGCGGTTGGCATGGCGCTGGTGCTGCTGGGCGTGGGATATGC
Above is a genomic segment from Terriglobus tenax containing:
- a CDS encoding PP2C family protein-serine/threonine phosphatase, with protein sequence MGPRTELKLEHAMLSDVGRVRKGNEDACGADAKAGLFVVCDGMGGAAAGEVASHLAVETFLKEFIARKASKRRASPAQLLDEAVASANKAILAKARSSRELRGMGTTLVSILLQPGEEGHETPFEAWIAHAGDSRCYRLRDGKLQRMTEDHSLVEEQVRAGLMTAEEAEFSPVRNVITRAVGSHPELETEIRCEDALPGDLYLLCSDGLIRDLSDNDLARHLRAAGSDLELVCRSMIGEANVMGGGDNITCLLVRIAL
- a CDS encoding DNA-methyltransferase: MGQILFGDNLPKLKKLAAGSVPLIYIDPPFNTGRVQKRQRIRIVRDEANGDRSGFAGKRYRTEKLDGPSGYLDVFDDFLGFLRPRLEEAHRILTPNGSIFLHLDPREVHYAKVMMDGIFGRESFQNEIIWAYDYGARSKSRWPAKHDNILWYTKDPSEFTFNLAECDRIEYMAPKLVGAAKAAKGKTPTDVWWHTIVSPTGKEKTGYPTQKPLGVMERIIKVHSNPGDLVLDFFAGSGTTGVAAAQNGRDFLLMDSSREAVAIMRKRLAKWMRKKK